The DNA window tgtgtgtgtgtaggggtaAACCTAATCTATTAGTGATGTATCCCATAGTATAATACTGTACAAATATCACAGACATTTCCcattcatacatgtagtcataaATTATGACCCATTGTCATCAAttcttaaaaattaaaataaacagtAGTTAAATGAACTGCAAAATGAATCTAAGTGTCAATTCGCACTAATTTCCCTCAATAGGTATTCAAAATACGTCTGTATTTCATTATACTAGATTGACCCGGAAACTGAGGAAAGGCTTGGCTTgaagaaaaagaaaggaaaagtGACACTGGAAGGAGAATATGAGGTAGGGGATGACaagcaatgttttataacagtAGTAATAACAAACAAAGGCCTGACATTGTAACCATAGTAATAAATTAACGCAAAAGAACAAATCATTCAAGACATTTTTCTAGTATTATTAGAATCTTATGTTTGGGTTTGAAAGCAAGGGTTTTCAACTCTTATGGTGTTGATATCATGTATAGCAACAAAAGTTACTGTAAGGGTCTGAGATTAATTGATGATCAACCCGCGCCATGTACATTGATTTTGAACATCttgtatattaataatacatAGATACATTGGAAGGGTTGTTGGTCTGTTTGCCCCATCGGATTAAAACCCTGTGATAATGAGGGTATGTACTTCACACCTACTGTGTCACAGTCATTCTGTTATACTTGTTGGGTTAGGTCACCTGGTGTGAATTAACACTTGAAGAATGAAATAGAAGGCAatagtatactagtaatagATGTGAAATATGGAGGAAATAAGAGAAATGAAGCCCTTTTCTTTGTCAGATTTGAATCAAGGTGATTTCATGCCCAAGAACTTTTGATATGTATTAATAAGTGCCATGTAAGGTAATATTAAACACCTTTACTTAGAAATATGATATGTAGTACAATCAACAGGTTTTAATTATTCCATGTTTATTGAGGAATTCAATATAATAaggcaaaaacaaaaaaaaagaattgtttggttccagttacccgatcccacctagtttttcactgctgaccctgaactttttttatgtatttgagagaaaaataataaaatcgagaaaattttgaagtctcgcaagaaatgcagaaactgacatcagcataaaaattcaatataaaactgttcttccagtctgtaatggctgtacatctgatgagaaaaaaccaataacagagagaccatatggaaaacaacggaaaacataactacctgaactagacactgacacatgaaaaataaaaaatctacctaccccacctattctaaaattgagcataattggaaccacacaattttttttaggccttatgtCAACTGCATGACCATTGTAATGCATGTATTGTGTTTATATTTGATAGAGACTTGCAGAGCAAGATATTGATACTTGGACAAACATCAGAGGACCTCGACCATGGGAAGACTCCAAAGAAGTTCAAGATGAACTAAGAAAAGAACAAAAAGGACAAAATACAAAGAGTTAGCATACTGGTGTAATTTTATGCCGTATTAACATTTTGAACCCAGTGATAGTCTCGTcatgcatttttaaaaaaacgttCAAACACATTTGCGGTAAAGAGACAGTTTGGAATTGTTTAAAAGGCTGTTAATACACCAACACCACTGTTTTACTCTTACTGTATCAGTTACAAACAAGTAGCGGTATTTGTAAAAGTACTTGAAAGTACATACAATCCTTATAAGTACTTTACTTGTAAAAGTACCATGTTACTTTCATGTACTGGTTGAAACAATCTTTCAGTAGATTATAGAGGGTATTGTCTCAAATTATCAACCCTTggaatgtgaatattttatgacaattaATGAGAATTTTTCTATATTAATTTACACAcatgtatgatatgtatgctTTCTTCAATGTTGATGGGTATAGGGTGATTACTAGATTAGTGTTTAAAGTCAATGTAACCATAGATCATGGACAGAGATCCTCcctctctccaatgtctatgatgTATTAACAAAGCAAGACAGGAACGCAGGTGTGTTGATATTGGAGTTGGACAGAAATAACAGCTGTATGGACTTGGTGTCTATCAGCTTACATGTATACAGAATACATTTTTGGAGTCAAATTAAAGGGGTTGGAACGATACACGTTGTTGTCAAGTGGTTGATCTTTTACATCAAGCTTCTGCAggattgaatagcgccctcactcgTTGAGACGAAAAGTTTTGTATCATGAATACAACTCGGAGTACAGCTGGTGAGGTCAACGTGGTGAAAAGAGATTGTACTTGTTGCTATAAGTTAAATGGAAAGGTTTTATTCAATGATGAATACGTCTAAGTGccatatttagattttaatgaACAGTATCAAATGTAATTTTGCAGACATgaggcgtaaaaaaaattgtgtggttcagaTTTAATTATTGCATCTAACTATAAGTACCATATGTTGTTTTCATAAATGCTTCTAAAAATATAAAGAATCGTTGTTTTATAATCTTCAAAGTTATAATTTCATATTAAAGGTATGTCTCCTTTGTACACTATGTATTTAATGTGGCTTCATTAATCTTAACTTGATGACACTTGTAGAGAGAAAAAGgagcgtgtgtgtgtggattGCAAAAGggatggttgttgttgttgttgttgttgttgttgttgttgttgttgttgttgttgccgtCATCGACAATCATAATCATTTCCTTACCGGGATCTGTTGGAAGTGTTACGATATACACATACTTGTACATACTGAAAGCATTATGTAGAAGTTGAACAGGGTTCACATAAACAAAATAGTTCGAACAGCGTACTTGAACTCAAACACCCTTTCGATCAAACACAGAACTCTTTGAAGGGTTTTAAGCTCGTTTACTTGAATCGTTGTCATACCAATCAACGGGAGACCAACATCATAGAAAGACACGGGTTTTCACAGAACCTTGGTCCCCCCGCTTGGTCCATAAACCTCCCAGGGACATGACAGAGACAGTTCTGTGCAATTGAAATTTTATGTAAACTGATATCCTTGGTGATCGCACATGTATTCCCATCAACCATCCGTATGGTTTCAGCATGTTTAGGTTGTTCTAATTcaccaaaatatattttaggAAGATGATTCTGATCATTTGACTGACCCCTTGCGTCCAGTTGCTATAGATACCAGTACGTCATCAAAACGACTTTCTTGCGGAAATCACCAAGACGGTGACGTAATGCATCGCATTTGAACTTTCGTATATAACctttttaaagtttatttcatttgtgaCTTCAACATTAACTGATCCTCCAACTATGACTCTAATACGTTGGAATGTACAAGGTAAAATTAATATCGTTTATAGTGTTGGATTCTAACGTGACGGTACTTTTTTTCTGATTCGAATTAATGGAACAGTGCTTTGGAGTATTCGGTGGTTGATTCACTCCTACGTGTAATTTTAACAACTTCACACCATTCTCTCTAAATCATCATGTGACGAAGCAACGTTTTGAATGCATGTCAGcaaaataaagtaataattACCGTCATTGCAAAACATACGTATTGACAATTTCAAATGTAGGTCCAAAACacaatctgatgtggtgaatatggATCgatttcatttaatatttacctctatttccttcgtTTAGTTTCGTTTGCTTTCGATTTTGTTCCGGGAAAGTGGCAATCACGCCcagaattttacaaaaaatgtaaccAGCTTGGTCCACACAACGTAGACTAGTCTTCCTACATCAAACTTCGGACAGCAAATTGCGTGTGATGCAACAACGTTTCACCAAATACCTCTAGCTTCATAAGTCAATGGAAATTTGATACGGCTAGCGGAGAGAGGATGGGGGGTTGAGGTTATAAGTCGTAGCCAAAATCATGATATCAAAAACTAAGTGTTAATTTTCATCTGTatttaattataaattatatatattacgctaTTTTCTCgcaatgtatgaaaatatttacacaaacaGCATGTTCATTGCAGTCCGTTTACAAAGCGGACGGGGTGACGTTTGTTGCATGTAATTCCTGCGAACCCACTATGTCGAGACAGAGAGCAGAACAAATAGATTactagtaatacatgtagtttagattcaaccacagaccctacacgtgtTGGGTTTATGATTCAACAGAGTCGGTTTTTTTTATACctattaaatatttacattcattcattcattcgttcgttcgttcgttcgttcgttcgttcgttcgttcgttcgttcgttcattcattcattcattcattcattcattcaatcagtcagtcaatcaatcaatcaatcaatcaatcaatcaatcaatcaatcaatcaatcaatcaatcaatcaatcaatcaatcaatcaatcaatcaatcaatcaaatttataAAACGCCAAACTGCAGAACATTGTCCTGTTCAGTGCAACTGAGTGGTTAGACATATGGCAAAgatcaacaaataaaattttCTTCAGTTTCGTTTTGAAATAGTCCAGAGGCCTGACATGAAATGTCAAATGGTAAGTTCTggtccaatctgattaaaatgtgtTAAGATGTTTACGTTTCCTAGTTCAACCGAATTTCATAACCTACATTTTACTTGGGTAAGCTTAGTCTTTTACGTTGCATGTTTACGTTAAAAATGTAgcaaaggtttgttattgtacgtacaataacaaagattttacacatttattagtCTTTTGTAATGAcaatgtattgaattacaaGGATTTGGCagaattgttttatacattaaaaatccaaaataaatactctaTCCTCATCCGTATGGGATACTACATATTGTATGTTTGGCCTTTCTTGAACAGACATTTGAAGGAGGTCTTGTCTTTCTTGTGTTAAGCATTTTATCAAGCACTCAGTATACTATTTAAAATATGCGAATAGAAACCTTAGTTGCGTGCATCGtgaaaaatcaaattatatatgGCAAAAGTAGAATGCAAgaccaccaccatcacaacaacaaccgcaaccaccatcaccatcaacaccaccaccaccaccaccaccaccaccacaaccaccacaaccaccacgatcttcatcatcatcatcatcatcatcatcatcatcatcatcatcatcatcatcaccatcgttGTCATCACTTGTTGctgttatttttattaaaattattagtatataatattatttaattgttgttgtcggtggtagtggtggtggtggtggtggtggtgatggtggtggtggtggtggtggtggtgatatctATATTCAGTATTGGTGTAACCAGACTATTCTCTATATTGGTATAAATTGTATGCGGTATCCTAAA is part of the Glandiceps talaboti chromosome 2, keGlaTala1.1, whole genome shotgun sequence genome and encodes:
- the LOC144453551 gene encoding cytochrome c oxidase assembly protein COX16 homolog, mitochondrial-like — encoded protein: MSAPIVNTLRKYRDVVAKSKFLRFGLPMMLLIVGGSFGLKEFAILRYETQYLRRKIDPETEERLGLKKKKGKVTLEGEYERLAEQDIDTWTNIRGPRPWEDSKEVQDELRKEQKGQNTKS